One window of the Lytechinus variegatus isolate NC3 chromosome 3, Lvar_3.0, whole genome shotgun sequence genome contains the following:
- the LOC121411995 gene encoding uncharacterized protein LOC121411995: MGVIFKFKLGTPAFFRRKAGAVCRPVPASTNQGSPPHETQAGQASLNLPKSRETVEDMPEGQARQHISQIVRKDLQDKGLSRSTADIIIAAWRPSTTKQYATYINQWLDFCRTRKIDSVQTSVIAVLEFLSSLYERVGYSAVNTARSALAATVTVRWYQS; encoded by the exons ATGGGTGTCATCTTCAAGTTCAAGCTTGGGACACCAGCCTTTTTTAGGCGGAAGGCAGGGGCAGTTTGCCGCCCCGTTCCAGCAAGCACCAACCAGGGGTCACCGCCCCATGAAACCCAAGCGGGGCAAGCCAGCCTCAACCTACCCAAATCCAGAGAGACGGTAGAAGACATGCCAGAAGGGCAAGCAAGACAACACATATCACAA ATTGTCAGGAAAGACCTCCAAGACAAGGGCCTTTCGAGATCGACTGCAGACATTATCATTGCTGCCTGGAGGCCCTCAACAACTAAGCAGTATGCTACCTACATTAACCAGTGGTTGGACTTTTGTCGCACACGAAAAATTGATTCAGTGCAAACATCTGTGATAGCTGTGCTAGAATTCTTGAGTTCATTATATGAGAGAGTAGGATACAGTGCGGTTAATACAGCTAGATCAGCACTGGCAGCTACAGTGACTGTCAGATGGTATCAGTCTTAG